The DNA sequence GGTGGCCGGGGTGAGCGACCAGATGCTCGTGCTCGCGGACGTCGCGCAGATGGCGCGGCTCCAGGTCGCCGTCTTCACCGCCGAGATCCTGCGCAAGCACCACCCGCCGAGGAAGGCGGTCGAGATCGCCACCGTGCTCTCGGAAGGGCGGTGGACCCACGACTTTCCCATCATCGTGGTGACCGCGCAGCAGCTGGGCCTGCCCGTCACCACCAAGATGCCGCTGCTCGTCTACGACTTGATGGATCTCTATCCGCAGGGCGGGAAGAACCGTCCCTCGGTGCTGTTCGTCCCCCTCAAGCCCGGCCCGGCCGAGCGTCCGACGCCGGCCGATTCATCCTCGCCCGCCCCCGGCCGCTGAGCCGGCGGGCCCTCAATCGTCCGCGCCGTGGCGCCCGCCGTGGTAAGTTTTCCGCCATGGCCGTGATCGAGACCAATCTCGACGGCACGCGAACGGAGTACTTCGAGCTCGAATGCTCCGAGGCGACCCTGCTCGCTTTGCTGCGCGAGCTGTTCGAGGAGCACTGGCCCGAGGTGATCTTCGGCCCGTGCATCGAGGGCGCGGTCTTCGAGGGCCGCTTCACCTCGCGGCCCAGGGTCTCGCTCCTCGACGGCTATGTCACCGCCCAGGTGGACGGCGACGAGGGCTGGCACTTCCACCTGTGCATCGGAGAGAACCGGGGGACCGCGCGCCTCCCGACACCGCCGGAGCTGGCCGCGCGGCGCCGATGCGCTCGCGCCGCCTTCTTCCGCGGCCTCGACCGGGCCGGCCGCCCCGGCTCCTGGGGCGTGCGCATGTGGAATGGCGCGGGCGAGCAGATGATGACGGTGTTCCTGCCCAATCCCTGGATCGATCCGGAGAGCCGGCGGTATGTCCGCGAGCCCGACTGGTCGCGCCTCGCCCTCTGGATGCGACTGCGCGAGCGCTTCGCGGGCGTGCCGTCCGAGCCGGCGCCGGCCCATGCCGAGCCGCCGGTGACTCACTGAGCCACGTGCCTGCCGGAGCCTTCACCCCGCTCGAGCTTCGGCGTCTGTCCGCCCTCAAGACTCCCCGGGGTATACAGCGCGCGCTGGATGCCATGCCCTACCACGCGGCCGGCACGGCGTGGTCACCGCGCCGGGTCCTCCGCGGGGGCACCGCCCATTGCCTCGAAGGCGCGATCTTCGCGGCGGCCGCGCTCCGCGTGCTCGGCTTCCCGCCGCTCCTCCTCGATCTCGAAGCCGTCCAGGACACGGATCACGTGATCGCCGTCTTCCCCCTGCGCGGGCACTGGGGCGCCATCGCCAAGTCCAACTTCTCAGGCTTGCGCTACCGCGAGCCCGTCTACCGGAGCGTACGCGAGCTGGTCATGAGCTATTTCGAGGGCTATATCAATCTGCGCGGGGAGCGGACGCTCCGCGCCTACTCGCGACCCGTGAACCTCGCCGCGTTCGACCGCCGCCGGCCCGGCTGGATGGTCTCGGAGGCCGACCTCTGGTGGATCCCCGAGCACTTGCTGGTGGTTCCGCATGCGCGGCTGCTCACCCCCGCCATGGAGCGGGCCCTCACGCGGGTGGACCGCCGCTCGCTCGAGGCCTCGCTCGTGGGCCATCGCCCGCACTGATGGCCCCAGGAGCGGAGAATGGCCTCGGAGGGGGCGTCGACCGCCCCCTCCGAATTTTCGTCCGTCAGACCCGGGCTTCGAGCACGAGGTTGAACGGGGTCTCCGCGGCACGCCGGAACCGTGTGAATCCGGCCTCCGTGGCGACCTTCTTCAACCGGGCTTCACCAGCCTGGGCCCCGAGCGCGGCCCCCACTTCCTGCGACAGCGAGTTCGGCGTGCAGAGCATCGTCGACGCCGCGTAGTACATCCGTCCGACGGGGTTCAGGTTCTCCTCGAGCCGGTCGTAGGCAAACGGCTCGACGAGCAGCCACGTGCCCTGGGGAGCCAGGGACTCACGCACGTGGCGCGCGATGCCCACGGGATCGCCCATGTCGTGCAGGGAGTCGAAGAAGGCCACGAGGTCGTAGCCGGTGCCCGGATAGTCCTTGGCGCTCGCGATCTCGAATCCGACGCGATCGCTGACCCCCTCACGCTTGGCGGCCTCTCGCGCCCACTCGATCGAGCGGGCATGGTAGTCGAAGCCCACGAACCGGGAGGCCGGAAACGCCTTGGCCATGAGGATCGTCGAGGACCCGTGACCGCAGCCGACGTCGGCGACGCGGCCGCCCTTCGCGAGCTTGGCCTGGACGCCTTCGAGGGCCGGGATCCAGGTCGGCACGAGGTTGACGGCGTACCCGGGGCGGAAGAATCGCTCTGTACCTTCGAACAGTCCGGGGTCGTGCTCGTGCCACCCCATGCCCTTGCCCGAACGGAAAATCTCGGTGATGCGAGGCTCTGACTTCACGGTCGCCTGCGCCAGCACGAAGGCGCCGGGCAGGTCGGCATCGAGGAGGGCCAGCGCCTGCTCCTCCGAGAGAGAGAACTGCGCGGTACCGCCCTCGTAGGTGACGTAGCCACCCGCGGCCATCGCGGAAAGCCATTCGCGAATGTACCGCTCGTGGGTTCCCGTCCGCTTCGCCAGGTCTGCCGGTGTGGTCGGCCCGAGCTCGCGCAGGGCGCGGAAGAGTCCGAGCTTGTCGCCGGTGACCATGAGGGCCGCGTGGAAATTCGCGCCGATGTCGACCACGGCGCGGCCAAGCAACGCGTGGAGCTTCGTCTGATCGATCGCCATGAAGGACCTCCTTAGGGTAGGGATTCCCGAGATGGATCGCGTGCGGCCACCGTGAGGGCATGCATCGAGCCGGCCGTCTCGTCGGTCAACTCCTCAGCGCAGGCCACCCCTCGCCTCCCACGACTGCTCCGGCTCCGCGCCAGGGGCTGTGGTTACCGTGGACTCCTGAGGGACGGGAACCTGATGAGTCCCGATCTTCAGGGAGGCAACGCCGAACAGGATGATCGTCACCAGGCTGCCGATTGCGAGTCGCCACCACAATGCCCGCATGTCCGTATCCTCCTCGTTGCTCTCGATAGTCCGAACGCTCTCGAGCGACGAGTCCCACTTCCGACGGGCTTCGCGAGGTCTTCCTGCGGCTCGATTCATAAGTGGCGGAGTTTCCAGCAACAACAATGCCAAGCGGCAAGTCCGCGAAAAATCCCGAGATCGAGCTCGGCGTTTCGATGGGCATAGGGCATCGTGCCCTGCGTCCGAAAGGAAGGACCCGGGCAGGGAGGAGGAGACGACGGGGAGGCTTCAGAGGCGGGCGGACTCCAGCAAGGCCACGTCCACGCGGGTGTCGTTGTAGCAGGCGCCGCCGCAGATATCGGCGTGGTGGCTCGGGGCCAGCGCCGAGACGGTCTGGCCATTGTCGCTCGTGCGGAACCAGGCGCCCTTGAGGGAGGAGACGACGCCCGGGCGCACCGCGTCCGTGACCTCGAGGGGCAGATGCACCTCTCCGAGATCGTTCCACACACGCACCCTCGCGCCGTCCGTGAGGCCCCGCGCCCGCGCGTCGTCCGGATGCATCTCGAGGGGCGGCGTGGCGTCGCTCGCGGGCAGCCCGCCGAAGGTGGACGTGGTCCGCTTGTCCGAGGCGGGGGTGATGAGAATCAGCGGGTAGCGGTCCTCGAAGGGCCGGAAGTCCGGCAGCCGCGCGCCGTACTTCTGCTCGAGATAGCTCGAGGCGAGCTCGACCTTGCCCGAGGGTGTCGCGGGCATGACGTTCTTGAAAAGGAGGGCCTCCTCGCCCTCGATCTGCATGGGGAGCGCGCGGTCCGTCGCGATGCGGCTTGGCGGCACGCCGCCCAGTCGCGCGTCGGTGGCGTCCATGGCCTCGTCCATGAGCTCCCCGTCGCTAGCCGTGAACATGGATTCCGTGAAGCCGAAGCGACGCGCGAGCCGGCGGAAGATCTCGGTATTGGGAAGCGACTCGCCTACGGGTGGGATCACCGGTTCGGCGCGCTGGAGCCAGTGCTGCCCATAGGCCGCATAGAGGTCGGCGTACTCGAAGTGGCTCGAGGCCGGCAACACCACGTCGCAATAGGCCAGGCTGTCGGTCATCACCACGTCGATGCCCACCGTGAAGAGGTCCTCACGCTCCAGGCCGCGTTTCATCCGGTTCTGATCCGGGTGCACGATGACGGGGTTGTGGTTGTAGATGAAGACGGCGGTGATGGGAGGCGAGAGCGAGGTGTCCAGCAGATGGCGCCCCACGTCCACGATGTTGAGCGTGCGCGTGCCGGGGGGCACGAGATCCGGGCGCTGGAGGCGCTGCGGCGTCTTGGGGAAGGCGAAGCCCGCGCCATTGATGCAGCCGCCGCCCGGCACGCCCCAGCTCCCCACGAGCGCGGGCAGCGCGAAGATCGCGCGGATGCCGCTGCCGCCATTCTGGTTGCGCTCGAGTCCATTGCCCACGCTGATCGCCGCGGGGGCAAGCGTGGCGTACCACTCCGCGAGCGTCTGGATCTGGCTCTCGGGCACCCCGCAGATCCGCGCGGCCTCCGCGGGCGGATAGTGCCGGGCCCGGGCCATGAACTCGTCGAAGCCCTGCACGTGTCGCCCGATGAAGCCGAGGTCGAGGGCGCCTCGCCGCTCGAGCTCGGCGGCGACGGCCCAGGCCAGGACCACGTCGGTGCCCGGCTTGAGCGCGATGTGCAGATCGGCCTGCTCGGCGATCTTGATCCGCTTGGGGTCGATCACGACCAGCTTGGCCCCGTTCCGCTTGGCCTGATTGACGATGGGCATGAAGTGAAGGTTCGACCACGTGACGTTGTTGCCCCAGGCGATGATGAGCTTCGAATGCGCGGCCTGCTCGGGCCGGATGCCCGGCACCGCGCCATAGGTGCCCGTCCAGGCCTCCGTGCGGATGCCGCCGCACAGCGGCTTTCTGTCGAGGAGGGTCGCCCCCAGGCGATGGAAGAACCGCAGATCCATCGAGGCATAGGCGAGCATGCCGTGCGGTCCCGCATAGTTGAGGGGCAGCACGGTCTGCGGTCCGTGGGCGGCGATGGCGGCGGTCACGCGCGTGTGGATGAGGTCGAGCGCGTCCGGCCACGTGATGCGCTCGAAGCGTCCCTCACCCTTGGGCCCCACCCGGCGCAGCGGCGTCATGAGGCGGCCCGGTCCGTGTACGAAGTCCGGATACGAGGTCTGCACCTTGGTGCAGAGCACGCCCGCGGTCAGGGGGTTGGCGCGCGAGCCGCGCACCTTGACGACACGGTCGTCCTCGACCGTCACGGTGAGGCTGCAGGTGTCGGGGCAGTCGAGGGGACAGACGCTCGGTTTCTCGGCGATCATGGGACCTCCCGGGTCTTGCGTATTGTACCTCGGCGGATCGCTCGGGAGCTCGTCGGCGGCGGGAGCTCTACCTCAGTCCGAAGCCGCGGGCCATGAAGCTGGCCACGAAGACCATGAGCACCACCAGCGCCATCTCGACGTGATTCAAGATGTAGAGGGCACGCGCCCGCGAGGTGTCCGGCGTCTGCCCACGGCGCAGCTGCATGCGCCAGCGCATGAAGGTGGCCATAGGCGAAGTCTCGAGGAGAAGGACGGCCACGAACAGCGCCATCTTGGTCCAGAAGAGCGGGGACGCGAGATAGAACTGGCTGCCCTTCTCCAGCCCGGCAAAGGCTCGGAGAAGACCCGTGACGACCCACAGCACCGCCGCGATGCCCCAGACGGTGTCGGCGGC is a window from the Candidatus Methylomirabilota bacterium genome containing:
- a CDS encoding methyltransferase domain-containing protein, whose translation is MAIDQTKLHALLGRAVVDIGANFHAALMVTGDKLGLFRALRELGPTTPADLAKRTGTHERYIREWLSAMAAGGYVTYEGGTAQFSLSEEQALALLDADLPGAFVLAQATVKSEPRITEIFRSGKGMGWHEHDPGLFEGTERFFRPGYAVNLVPTWIPALEGVQAKLAKGGRVADVGCGHGSSTILMAKAFPASRFVGFDYHARSIEWAREAAKREGVSDRVGFEIASAKDYPGTGYDLVAFFDSLHDMGDPVGIARHVRESLAPQGTWLLVEPFAYDRLEENLNPVGRMYYAASTMLCTPNSLSQEVGAALGAQAGEARLKKVATEAGFTRFRRAAETPFNLVLEARV
- a CDS encoding molybdopterin-dependent oxidoreductase, which gives rise to MIAEKPSVCPLDCPDTCSLTVTVEDDRVVKVRGSRANPLTAGVLCTKVQTSYPDFVHGPGRLMTPLRRVGPKGEGRFERITWPDALDLIHTRVTAAIAAHGPQTVLPLNYAGPHGMLAYASMDLRFFHRLGATLLDRKPLCGGIRTEAWTGTYGAVPGIRPEQAAHSKLIIAWGNNVTWSNLHFMPIVNQAKRNGAKLVVIDPKRIKIAEQADLHIALKPGTDVVLAWAVAAELERRGALDLGFIGRHVQGFDEFMARARHYPPAEAARICGVPESQIQTLAEWYATLAPAAISVGNGLERNQNGGSGIRAIFALPALVGSWGVPGGGCINGAGFAFPKTPQRLQRPDLVPPGTRTLNIVDVGRHLLDTSLSPPITAVFIYNHNPVIVHPDQNRMKRGLEREDLFTVGIDVVMTDSLAYCDVVLPASSHFEYADLYAAYGQHWLQRAEPVIPPVGESLPNTEIFRRLARRFGFTESMFTASDGELMDEAMDATDARLGGVPPSRIATDRALPMQIEGEEALLFKNVMPATPSGKVELASSYLEQKYGARLPDFRPFEDRYPLILITPASDKRTTSTFGGLPASDATPPLEMHPDDARARGLTDGARVRVWNDLGEVHLPLEVTDAVRPGVVSSLKGAWFRTSDNGQTVSALAPSHHADICGGACYNDTRVDVALLESARL
- a CDS encoding DUF2214 family protein, translating into MASAVVSALHVLALALGLPALYLRGRALKGPLDREGMRQLFAADTVWGIAAVLWVVTGLLRAFAGLEKGSQFYLASPLFWTKMALFVAVLLLETSPMATFMRWRMQLRRGQTPDTSRARALYILNHVEMALVVLMVFVASFMARGFGLR